The following are encoded in a window of Lentisphaera araneosa HTCC2155 genomic DNA:
- a CDS encoding sulfatase family protein has product MTFKKLFLLGGLCLTTLNAVEKPNIILMMADDLGYGDVGFTGNEIIKTPELDSFVKAGVIMTHSYAGGPVCSPTRGTCLTGRHYHRYGIFSANVGHLPREEVTISEILKQQGYLTGHFGKWHLGTLSKTVSAKGPGRKPEVNFSPPWEHAYDESFVMESAVGTWDPGYGKRAKNNPFYNNGETTMEHLKGGAARVVMDRVIPFIKRAKEELKPFLAVVWFNAPHKDIIAGEKYLEMYKGHGDSAAYYACITEMDEQLGRLQRELKNLDLYENTLQFFTSDNGPKGKTPQVGDLVAGSAGSFSGRKRDLYDGGVRVPTAAVWPAKLPSASLSDIPASTLDYLPTIAGIVGAPLPEWPIDGIDIMPQLLGQVSERDKGIPMSRGSLMALVKGKYKYMTNSSDTNVNDVMYDLSSDIAEKENVLKKMPELGAQLRAEILALDKSFAASHAGKDYKNPDFVPVGKYPAIKAGNKGVIQPKNNASGLKDSKSKKNKKTKGKK; this is encoded by the coding sequence ATGACTTTTAAAAAGCTTTTTCTTTTGGGAGGCTTGTGCCTCACTACTTTAAATGCGGTAGAAAAACCCAATATCATTTTAATGATGGCCGACGACTTGGGTTACGGCGATGTGGGTTTTACTGGTAATGAAATTATCAAGACCCCGGAATTAGATAGCTTTGTAAAAGCAGGGGTGATAATGACTCATTCCTATGCAGGCGGGCCGGTATGTTCCCCAACGCGAGGAACTTGTCTTACGGGGCGCCATTATCACCGCTACGGAATTTTTTCAGCCAATGTAGGGCACTTGCCGAGGGAGGAAGTTACCATTTCTGAAATACTTAAACAACAAGGATACTTAACTGGGCATTTCGGTAAGTGGCACCTTGGGACCTTGAGTAAAACAGTTTCAGCAAAGGGACCTGGACGAAAACCAGAAGTGAACTTTTCTCCTCCCTGGGAACATGCTTATGATGAAAGCTTTGTTATGGAGTCTGCAGTAGGGACCTGGGATCCGGGTTATGGTAAAAGAGCGAAAAATAATCCATTTTATAACAATGGAGAAACGACAATGGAACACCTCAAGGGTGGGGCGGCTCGGGTGGTGATGGATAGGGTGATTCCCTTTATCAAACGAGCAAAAGAAGAGTTAAAACCCTTTTTGGCAGTCGTATGGTTTAATGCGCCACATAAGGATATTATTGCCGGAGAGAAGTACTTGGAAATGTATAAAGGTCATGGTGACTCTGCTGCTTATTATGCTTGCATCACTGAAATGGACGAACAGCTTGGACGACTGCAAAGAGAGCTTAAAAATTTAGATTTATATGAGAATACTTTGCAGTTCTTCACCAGTGATAATGGTCCAAAAGGAAAAACCCCTCAAGTGGGAGATCTAGTGGCGGGTTCAGCCGGGAGCTTTTCTGGAAGAAAACGCGATTTATACGATGGTGGGGTTCGAGTTCCCACTGCAGCCGTTTGGCCCGCAAAACTTCCCTCCGCTTCACTTTCAGATATCCCTGCATCTACTTTGGATTATTTGCCCACAATTGCGGGTATTGTGGGAGCCCCGCTTCCCGAATGGCCCATTGATGGCATTGATATTATGCCTCAGCTTTTAGGGCAAGTAAGTGAACGTGATAAGGGCATCCCCATGAGTCGCGGTAGCCTGATGGCCTTAGTTAAGGGGAAGTATAAGTACATGACGAATTCTTCTGACACAAATGTCAATGATGTGATGTACGATTTATCGAGTGATATTGCTGAAAAAGAAAATGTTCTGAAAAAAATGCCCGAATTGGGAGCGCAATTGCGTGCCGAGATTCTGGCCCTTGATAAGAGTTTTGCCGCCAGTCATGCGGGCAAGGATTATAAGAATCCAGATTTTGTTCCAGTGGGAAAGTACCCCGCCATAAAAGCAGGTAACAAGGGCGTGATTCAGCCGAAAAATAATGCTTCGGGATTAAAAGACTCAAAGTCTAAGAAAAATAAAAAAACTAAGGGTAAAAAGTAA
- a CDS encoding glutathione S-transferase family protein: MMKLLEFPHSHYCEKARWALDFKKIPFQAVAIMPGFHLISVRQYAADTCVPLLINDKQAIQGSSEIIDYLEQQYPTRLLTPLDEKKRQECLALESDMDVRIGESIRQILYSSLLNYPAFIRACFTHGMPRYKKLLFSLTYPFLRIKMKQKYVVSTEKVEQAKITFHEAINDIENRLRKSEYLMDDEFTRADLTVASMLSFLVLPPEHPFPFIEYPAKEARMFCQEYEKHPVSEWVKKMYFKHRSV; the protein is encoded by the coding sequence ATGATGAAACTACTTGAGTTCCCACATTCACACTATTGCGAGAAAGCTCGTTGGGCTCTCGACTTTAAGAAAATTCCTTTTCAAGCCGTTGCTATCATGCCAGGATTTCATCTCATAAGCGTTCGTCAATACGCGGCAGATACATGTGTACCTTTATTGATTAATGACAAACAGGCAATTCAGGGTTCAAGTGAAATTATTGATTATCTCGAACAACAATATCCGACTCGTTTATTGACCCCACTGGATGAAAAAAAACGTCAGGAATGTTTGGCTCTTGAATCTGACATGGATGTAAGAATCGGTGAAAGTATTCGTCAAATTCTCTACAGTAGCTTATTGAACTATCCTGCGTTTATTCGCGCTTGCTTCACTCATGGAATGCCTAGATATAAAAAATTATTATTTTCTTTAACTTACCCTTTTCTGCGCATTAAAATGAAACAGAAATACGTGGTCTCTACTGAAAAAGTCGAACAAGCCAAGATTACATTTCATGAAGCAATTAATGACATAGAAAATAGACTTCGTAAGAGCGAGTATTTAATGGATGATGAGTTTACTAGAGCCGACCTAACAGTAGCATCAATGTTATCCTTTCTTGTACTTCCACCAGAACACCCTTTTCCTTTCATAGAATATCCGGCCAAAGAGGCCCGTATGTTTTGTCAGGAATATGAAAAACATCCAGTTTCTGAATGGGTAAAGAAAATGTATTTCAAGCACCGCTCTGTATAG
- a CDS encoding PQQ-binding-like beta-propeller repeat protein, with amino-acid sequence MRFFILCIFFSTFIFAENWPMSGGPGGNWSVDTEDSIPLQWSVRKSQNIKWRVELPEGGQGGIAIWGDNIFLCINPPIPDAEAAKMDPKKKKGGMSADVVFLCLDRKDGKTLWQREIKGLMPVGYNYSFSDSTSICPVTDGKYVWTINASGGMACFDFEGKELWSRTWMPTGGRPFNKQFDSILYGDLLLNVEPPDEEDKTRNALWNYLRAIDKKSGKTLWISKEAVGHYNTPILNSLSNGSPAVLIGRGGAHGVPEKAVGMSLISLTKKGLGKAIWNWEPAGDHKENRWGGLANMHWDVSKAYWFVGKDKLFYTSVDINSGKELSRSSLMQGDRYDYDEKKQQYIKTLGFSFDKQERQPYTSIVSGEYLFYMMRYEPFLVRHHIPTGKNEFIELPTEVHCKKGKAEQWLWRTNEKNDGLNSQGYAVSCDNRGRGDNFQKCFPGSPTKINQYLFFTLPLGLTYVVDSSASDITQSLVSVNDLGPREQVFTLNSLTYAKGEIFLRDLKGISCISNGK; translated from the coding sequence ATGAGATTTTTTATACTTTGCATATTTTTCTCGACGTTTATATTTGCTGAAAACTGGCCCATGTCAGGTGGACCAGGTGGCAATTGGTCGGTAGATACGGAGGATTCAATTCCTTTGCAGTGGTCGGTGCGCAAGTCGCAAAATATTAAATGGCGCGTCGAGCTCCCCGAAGGAGGACAGGGCGGTATAGCTATTTGGGGAGACAATATTTTTCTTTGTATCAATCCGCCAATTCCAGATGCGGAGGCCGCAAAAATGGATCCCAAAAAGAAAAAGGGAGGCATGAGTGCAGATGTCGTTTTTCTATGTCTCGATCGTAAGGATGGCAAAACTCTATGGCAAAGAGAAATAAAAGGGCTTATGCCAGTTGGCTACAATTATAGTTTTAGTGACTCCACAAGTATTTGTCCCGTAACTGACGGAAAATATGTTTGGACCATTAACGCCAGTGGGGGCATGGCTTGCTTTGATTTTGAGGGTAAGGAACTTTGGTCACGGACTTGGATGCCAACGGGTGGACGTCCCTTTAATAAACAATTTGATTCGATTCTCTATGGGGACCTGTTGCTCAATGTGGAGCCACCAGATGAAGAGGATAAAACAAGGAATGCTTTATGGAACTACCTACGGGCTATTGATAAGAAATCGGGTAAGACTCTTTGGATCAGCAAAGAAGCTGTTGGCCATTATAATACGCCGATTTTAAACTCCCTAAGTAATGGTAGTCCCGCAGTATTGATAGGACGAGGCGGCGCTCATGGTGTGCCAGAGAAAGCTGTTGGCATGAGTTTGATAAGTCTTACTAAGAAAGGTTTAGGCAAAGCAATATGGAATTGGGAACCTGCAGGAGATCATAAAGAAAATCGCTGGGGAGGTTTAGCTAATATGCATTGGGATGTATCCAAAGCTTATTGGTTTGTGGGTAAAGATAAACTTTTCTACACAAGTGTCGATATTAATTCGGGAAAGGAACTGAGTCGCTCATCATTAATGCAGGGAGATCGCTACGATTATGATGAGAAAAAGCAACAATATATAAAAACCCTAGGCTTTAGCTTTGATAAGCAGGAGCGTCAGCCCTACACAAGTATTGTCTCAGGCGAGTACCTCTTTTACATGATGCGTTACGAGCCCTTTTTAGTTCGTCATCATATTCCAACAGGTAAAAATGAATTTATTGAGCTGCCAACTGAAGTCCACTGTAAAAAAGGCAAAGCAGAGCAATGGCTATGGCGGACGAATGAAAAGAATGATGGACTGAACTCACAGGGCTACGCCGTGTCTTGCGATAATCGCGGCCGTGGTGATAACTTTCAAAAATGTTTCCCGGGTTCACCAACAAAGATAAATCAATACCTATTTTTCACTCTCCCTCTAGGACTGACTTACGTAGTGGATAGTTCTGCAAGTGATATCACTCAATCCCTCGTTTCTGTAAACGATCTTGGTCCTAGGGAACAAGTGTTCACGCTTAATTCATTGACTTATGCCAAGGGAGAAATCTTCTTGAGGGATTTAAAAGGAATCAGCTGTATTTCAAACGGAAAATGA
- a CDS encoding KilA-N domain-containing protein, with product MNKIDVQGNEIRILKLDDEEYISLTDMLKSKDGDFFISDWLRNRNTVEFLGIWEKVHNSNFNYGEYATIKSLAGLNSYKISVKEWQAQTNAIGLIAKAGRYGGTYAHKDIAFEFGMWVSAEFKVYLIKEFQRLKDQEQKLLGWDIRRNLAKINYRIHTDAVKINLIPDAVSSRQASLIYANEADILNVALFGCTAKEWRDENRGEKGNLRDYATIEQLVCLSNMENLNAVFIEDGLKQGLRLKKLNSIAISQMKILSEDKGVNKIDSK from the coding sequence ATGAATAAAATCGATGTTCAAGGAAATGAGATAAGAATCCTAAAACTTGATGATGAAGAATACATTTCATTAACTGATATGCTAAAATCAAAGGATGGGGATTTTTTCATATCGGATTGGTTACGCAATCGAAATACAGTTGAGTTCTTAGGAATATGGGAAAAAGTTCACAACTCAAATTTTAATTATGGCGAATATGCCACAATTAAAAGTCTGGCCGGATTAAACAGTTATAAGATAAGTGTAAAAGAATGGCAAGCCCAAACGAATGCTATAGGCCTAATTGCTAAAGCTGGTCGTTATGGTGGAACGTATGCCCACAAAGATATTGCTTTTGAGTTTGGCATGTGGGTGAGTGCAGAGTTTAAAGTTTACCTCATCAAAGAATTTCAAAGGCTAAAAGACCAGGAACAAAAACTCTTAGGCTGGGATATTCGTCGTAATTTAGCCAAAATCAACTACCGTATCCATACTGATGCTGTAAAAATAAATTTAATCCCCGATGCAGTTAGCTCTCGACAGGCGTCTTTAATTTACGCCAATGAAGCCGATATTTTGAATGTCGCACTATTTGGCTGTACCGCAAAGGAGTGGAGAGATGAAAATAGAGGAGAAAAAGGTAACCTTCGTGATTATGCTACAATTGAGCAATTAGTCTGCCTCTCCAATATGGAGAATTTAAACGCCGTTTTTATCGAAGATGGCTTAAAGCAAGGACTGCGTTTAAAAAAGTTAAACTCCATTGCTATCTCACAAATGAAGATTCTATCAGAGGATAAAGGAGTGAATAAAATTGACTCAAAGTGA
- a CDS encoding arylsulfatase, with translation MKLFSILIFALLSSSALADKPNVIIIMTDDQGNNLGYEGNPHVRTPHIDRVAMNSVRLGNFHQMPMCTASRAALMTGKYAEYTGAWRTSLGRTLMRGDNYTIAEAFRDQGYATGHFGKWHLGDNYPMRPMDQGFDEVVALGCGAVGQIGDYWANDYFDDTYIHNGEYKKYEGYCTDVFFNETMRFIKETKDKPFFIYLAPNVTHLPLIVADKYSQRHIDNGINPKLATFYGMVDNLDENFGRLMDCLKEEGELENTILLYTTDDGMQGAAGNSTPTTWFKGMRGKKGSKEEGGHRVSCFMSWPAGNIGKAGSLNNTLTSVLDLYPSMLDLCGLELPKGIDFNGRSFKTYLTQPLAPEDDERVLFFYYFNPKKLDDREKTNCVIWKNWRLLSSKNLYDISKDLMQENDVASQHPEVVEKLVAAFDAYHAKGKALVQAPVRILVGAPAAPVVVMTSQDAYATPVGNPPKWKGQSFTQRAPEKLEQSYGPYMLDIVRDGNYTIKLSRYPLYTGMTFSDGKIKKGETAKVIEKVRMTIAGQTLEKQVSAKDTHASFTLELKKGAAALDTALLGDGLNGIAYFVTVEYNEKLASK, from the coding sequence GTGAAACTTTTTTCTATACTAATTTTTGCGCTACTGAGTTCAAGCGCACTTGCCGATAAGCCTAATGTGATTATTATCATGACTGACGACCAGGGCAATAACCTCGGCTATGAGGGCAACCCCCATGTGCGGACTCCGCATATTGATCGCGTGGCAATGAATTCAGTTCGTTTGGGGAACTTTCATCAAATGCCCATGTGTACCGCATCGCGTGCAGCTTTGATGACCGGTAAATATGCGGAGTACACAGGTGCCTGGAGAACGAGTCTCGGACGTACGCTGATGAGAGGGGATAATTACACGATTGCGGAAGCTTTTAGAGATCAAGGCTACGCTACGGGACATTTTGGTAAATGGCATTTGGGTGATAACTACCCCATGCGCCCTATGGACCAAGGTTTTGACGAAGTTGTCGCACTTGGTTGTGGGGCAGTTGGTCAAATTGGTGATTATTGGGCTAATGATTATTTTGACGATACCTATATTCACAATGGTGAATACAAAAAGTATGAAGGTTACTGCACAGATGTGTTTTTTAATGAGACGATGCGTTTTATCAAAGAGACAAAAGACAAGCCTTTCTTTATTTACTTAGCTCCCAATGTTACTCATCTACCTTTGATTGTGGCAGATAAGTATTCTCAGCGTCATATCGATAATGGCATTAACCCCAAACTAGCGACCTTTTACGGTATGGTAGACAACTTAGATGAAAATTTCGGTCGACTAATGGACTGTTTGAAAGAAGAGGGTGAATTGGAAAATACAATTTTACTTTATACAACAGATGATGGCATGCAGGGTGCTGCAGGTAACTCCACACCTACTACTTGGTTTAAGGGGATGAGAGGGAAAAAGGGATCAAAAGAAGAGGGCGGCCATCGCGTATCATGTTTCATGAGCTGGCCTGCAGGAAATATTGGTAAAGCTGGAAGCTTAAATAATACATTGACCTCAGTCCTAGATCTTTACCCGAGTATGTTGGACCTCTGTGGCTTGGAGCTTCCGAAGGGAATAGATTTTAATGGTCGTTCATTCAAGACCTATTTAACTCAGCCTTTGGCTCCAGAAGATGATGAACGCGTTTTATTTTTCTATTACTTCAATCCTAAAAAATTAGATGATCGCGAAAAGACAAATTGCGTTATTTGGAAAAACTGGCGCTTACTTTCATCCAAAAATCTCTATGATATTTCAAAAGATTTGATGCAGGAAAATGATGTGGCCTCACAGCACCCTGAAGTAGTTGAAAAGCTTGTAGCGGCATTTGATGCTTATCACGCCAAGGGCAAAGCCTTAGTTCAGGCACCCGTTCGAATTCTAGTTGGAGCGCCAGCAGCTCCAGTAGTCGTCATGACAAGTCAAGATGCTTACGCAACTCCAGTGGGAAATCCACCAAAATGGAAGGGGCAATCATTTACTCAAAGAGCTCCCGAGAAACTGGAACAGTCTTATGGTCCTTATATGCTTGATATTGTTCGCGATGGAAACTACACCATCAAGCTTTCCCGTTACCCGCTCTACACAGGAATGACCTTCAGTGATGGCAAAATTAAAAAGGGGGAAACAGCTAAAGTGATTGAAAAAGTAAGAATGACCATTGCAGGGCAGACACTAGAGAAACAAGTAAGTGCCAAAGATACTCATGCAAGTTTCACTCTTGAACTCAAAAAGGGCGCGGCAGCACTTGATACAGCCCTCTTGGGAGATGGTCTCAATGGTATTGCCTATTTCGTCACAGTTGAATACAATGAAAAATTGGCCAGTAAGTAA
- a CDS encoding tyrosine-type recombinase/integrase → MMNDSFQKYYRAMQLELKLQAKAKSTVDNYLRALRRVNDLIASPLDQLKEEELKLYFSELVDTYSWSTVKMDRCALSFFYQYVLKREWKWLEIVRIPRVKSLPDILSQDETLLILSHLEKARYRTCLTAIYSMGLRISEGVRIQTGDICKDRMRLHVRNSKGYKDRLVPLPQVTYQMLRDYWVMHRNPLLLFPRYAGKSRSNSKTTLHMDKGGVQSAFKAALADSGLAKQVSVHSLRHSYATHLVEAGVEAGVNLRVIQEILGHSSPATTAIYSHLSKPVIQDSDGMINKLMQRLGALR, encoded by the coding sequence ATGATGAATGATTCATTCCAAAAATATTATAGAGCGATGCAATTGGAGCTTAAGCTCCAAGCTAAGGCAAAGAGTACAGTGGACAACTACTTGCGAGCTTTGCGTCGCGTCAATGATTTGATTGCTTCGCCTCTTGATCAACTTAAAGAAGAGGAGCTCAAGCTCTACTTTTCTGAATTGGTGGATACTTATTCCTGGAGCACGGTGAAGATGGATCGCTGTGCCCTAAGTTTTTTTTATCAATACGTGCTCAAGCGCGAGTGGAAATGGCTCGAAATTGTTCGTATCCCCCGAGTAAAATCCTTACCCGATATCCTCAGCCAAGATGAAACTTTACTGATTTTGTCTCATTTGGAAAAAGCTCGCTATCGAACTTGTCTCACAGCAATTTATTCCATGGGTCTACGCATCAGCGAGGGTGTGAGAATTCAAACGGGCGACATTTGCAAGGATCGCATGCGTTTACATGTGCGCAATTCCAAGGGCTACAAAGACCGTCTCGTTCCCTTGCCCCAAGTGACTTACCAGATGCTAAGGGATTACTGGGTGATGCACCGCAATCCGCTACTGCTATTTCCGCGTTATGCCGGGAAAAGTCGTAGCAATTCCAAAACGACTTTGCACATGGATAAGGGCGGGGTGCAGTCGGCCTTTAAAGCGGCTTTGGCTGATAGTGGCCTCGCCAAACAGGTGTCGGTGCATTCCCTGCGTCATTCCTATGCAACACATTTGGTGGAAGCGGGAGTGGAAGCGGGAGTGAACTTGCGAGTAATTCAAGAAATCCTCGGTCATAGTTCTCCGGCAACCACGGCGATTTACTCTCATTTATCAAAACCCGTGATACAGGACTCCGATGGCATGATCAACAAATTGATGCAGCGCCTAGGAGCTCTGCGATGA
- a CDS encoding sulfatase family protein, which yields MKNWPVSKMTSLKKISFLASFVCSLVSAAEKPNIIYLLADDMGVGDVKAYNADSKIPTPALDNLAANGMMFTDAHTNSSVCTPTRYGILTGRYSWRTTKKSGVTQGLSPHLIDSNRETVASLLKKEGYATACIGKWHLGMDWSLKDGSIADSKSDQSQIDLSKEIQNGPNKNGFDYYFGMAASANHSPHCFIEDGYTVGKLQVLDDKQRKAVGIDGKPGLVAKGFKQSEILPRFTEKTCEWVRSQVNQKPDQPFFVYMPLNSPHSPIVPSAKFLGKSGLSSHGDFCMETDWALGEVVKILKALGIEDNTMIIFTADNGTSPMAKFEPMQEQGHFPSYIYRGLKGETYEGGHRVPFIVKWPKGLAPAKTSDQLICTTDLMATVAEINGIALANNVGEDSISFLPALREQAIPELANRAIVHHSDAGVFAIRQGKWKLLLDNIGGSRRSNPKDKPVIDDAEIQLFDMVNDPQESTNLSQKNPEIVEGLKKQLADYINKGRSNVGTPVSNDSMETKKTWAQLWPLKDYLNEATLAQVGNKPPKKIQQLAKKDKKSASDKKVKRIK from the coding sequence ATGAAAAATTGGCCAGTAAGTAAAATGACGAGCCTCAAAAAAATATCTTTCCTAGCGAGTTTTGTCTGTAGCCTTGTCAGTGCTGCAGAGAAACCCAATATCATTTATCTCCTAGCCGACGACATGGGCGTGGGCGATGTAAAAGCTTATAATGCAGATAGTAAGATTCCTACGCCCGCCTTGGATAACTTGGCTGCTAATGGAATGATGTTTACGGATGCTCATACAAATTCATCTGTCTGTACGCCCACGCGTTACGGAATTTTAACGGGGCGCTATAGTTGGAGAACTACTAAAAAAAGTGGTGTAACTCAAGGACTTTCACCCCATTTAATCGATTCTAATCGCGAAACTGTAGCATCACTTCTAAAGAAAGAAGGTTATGCAACTGCCTGTATTGGTAAGTGGCACTTGGGAATGGATTGGTCTCTCAAGGATGGTTCTATAGCAGATTCTAAGTCTGATCAATCGCAGATTGACTTAAGCAAAGAAATTCAAAATGGCCCCAACAAAAATGGTTTTGATTATTACTTCGGTATGGCGGCATCGGCCAATCATTCACCTCATTGTTTTATTGAAGATGGTTATACCGTTGGGAAATTGCAAGTACTCGATGATAAACAGAGAAAGGCAGTTGGGATTGATGGTAAACCAGGCTTAGTGGCCAAGGGCTTTAAGCAATCGGAAATCCTGCCACGTTTTACTGAAAAAACCTGTGAATGGGTAAGGTCGCAAGTGAATCAAAAACCTGATCAGCCTTTCTTTGTCTACATGCCACTTAACTCTCCTCATTCTCCGATTGTTCCGAGTGCTAAGTTCTTAGGAAAAAGTGGCTTGAGCTCTCACGGTGACTTTTGCATGGAGACGGATTGGGCCCTAGGTGAAGTCGTAAAAATTTTGAAAGCCTTGGGCATTGAAGATAATACAATGATTATCTTCACCGCAGATAACGGAACTTCTCCCATGGCAAAGTTTGAGCCCATGCAGGAGCAGGGACATTTCCCAAGTTATATTTATCGTGGTCTCAAAGGTGAAACATACGAGGGTGGGCATCGCGTGCCTTTTATTGTGAAGTGGCCCAAAGGCCTTGCGCCAGCTAAAACTTCAGATCAGCTCATTTGTACTACCGATCTCATGGCGACGGTAGCTGAAATTAATGGCATCGCTTTAGCCAATAATGTTGGGGAAGATAGCATTAGTTTTTTACCTGCGCTTAGAGAACAAGCCATACCCGAATTAGCGAATCGCGCAATTGTGCATCATTCAGATGCGGGTGTATTTGCCATTCGACAAGGAAAATGGAAACTGCTTTTAGATAATATCGGCGGGTCAAGACGCAGTAACCCCAAGGATAAGCCAGTCATAGACGATGCCGAGATTCAACTATTTGATATGGTAAATGATCCGCAGGAGAGTACGAACCTCTCTCAAAAGAACCCCGAAATTGTCGAAGGTCTCAAAAAGCAATTAGCTGACTATATCAATAAAGGTCGTAGTAATGTGGGAACGCCGGTCTCAAATGATTCTATGGAAACTAAAAAAACTTGGGCTCAGCTCTGGCCGCTTAAAGACTACTTAAACGAGGCGACTCTAGCGCAAGTTGGCAATAAGCCACCCAAGAAAATTCAGCAGTTGGCAAAAAAGGATAAAAAGTCAGCTAGCGATAAAAAAGTTAAACGCATAAAATGA
- a CDS encoding DUF1552 domain-containing protein, producing MSQKPWHLNRRTFLKGTGVACALPYLEAMSASQANTEAPKRLCYIYFPNGVSNPSETNEENTKWRWFPQGEGKEYKNNFALSPLNHLREDMTILGGLSHQRSRELMGHIAGDTWLTAGDLRTTYNNNISVDQVAAGHLGKNTRYKSFNFSADGGVGYKSRASTLSYNAQGLPLPSEHKHRQIFERYFSPNGMGSTSERQKKIHQGKRMVDLIMGSSKDLKRNLGKNDQVKIDEYLHSLDSVEGQLERNEAWLGTPLKKVDTSHLNFDLDPSKNAETYVRSMYDLMVLGYQMDLTRVMAFMVAREDGMGFGENYPKLVLGAEKGHHSISHAGDPELWSRYDHWLTQQFSYFLDQMKSVKDEHGSILDNTQVLYGSACSTTHNAINLPLILAGGKNMGLNHGTFTKYTDKTPMSNLFVSMLNATGLQRSRFSDSTGKLPGEVFT from the coding sequence ATGAGTCAAAAACCCTGGCATTTAAATCGTAGAACTTTTCTTAAAGGCACGGGTGTTGCCTGTGCACTACCTTACCTAGAAGCCATGTCAGCTTCTCAAGCTAATACAGAAGCGCCAAAACGTCTTTGTTACATCTACTTTCCTAATGGAGTCAGTAACCCATCTGAAACTAATGAGGAAAATACTAAGTGGCGTTGGTTTCCTCAGGGTGAAGGCAAAGAGTACAAAAATAATTTTGCTCTGAGTCCTTTAAATCATCTGCGAGAAGACATGACGATTTTGGGTGGGCTTTCCCATCAACGTTCTCGTGAACTCATGGGGCATATTGCGGGTGATACTTGGCTCACAGCAGGTGATTTGAGAACGACCTACAATAATAATATCTCAGTGGATCAAGTGGCTGCAGGCCATTTAGGGAAAAACACACGTTACAAAAGTTTTAATTTTAGTGCCGATGGTGGTGTGGGCTACAAGAGCCGGGCATCCACTTTGTCCTATAATGCTCAAGGTCTGCCTTTACCCTCTGAACATAAGCATCGGCAAATTTTTGAGCGATATTTCTCGCCTAATGGCATGGGAAGTACAAGTGAACGCCAAAAGAAGATTCATCAGGGCAAGCGCATGGTGGATTTGATTATGGGGAGCAGTAAAGATCTGAAGAGAAATCTGGGCAAAAATGATCAGGTGAAAATAGACGAATACCTCCATTCACTGGATTCAGTGGAAGGTCAATTGGAACGCAATGAAGCTTGGCTTGGAACGCCATTAAAAAAAGTCGATACCTCTCATTTGAACTTTGATTTAGATCCATCAAAAAATGCCGAAACTTATGTACGTAGCATGTATGATCTCATGGTTTTAGGCTATCAAATGGACTTGACTCGAGTGATGGCTTTTATGGTGGCAAGAGAAGATGGCATGGGTTTTGGTGAAAATTATCCAAAATTGGTTCTGGGGGCAGAGAAGGGTCACCATAGTATCAGTCATGCGGGTGACCCAGAACTATGGAGTCGCTATGATCATTGGCTAACACAGCAATTCTCATATTTCTTGGATCAAATGAAATCAGTCAAAGATGAGCACGGTTCAATTTTAGACAATACTCAAGTTCTCTATGGTAGTGCCTGTTCAACAACTCATAATGCGATTAATTTACCACTGATTCTTGCTGGGGGTAAAAACATGGGACTCAATCACGGTACTTTTACAAAGTATACGGATAAAACTCCCATGAGCAACCTCTTTGTCAGTATGCTCAATGCAACGGGACTTCAACGCAGTCGTTTCTCCGATTCAACGGGTAAGCTTCCGGGAGAGGTTTTTACTTAG